Proteins encoded together in one Agromyces sp. 3263 window:
- a CDS encoding thiolase family protein, whose product MTAAPVLVAARRTPIATAGRGFAGHSVDALAAPVLAEVAAALAPAGIEIDDVVLGNCMGPGGDVARVAALRAGLGDRVPGVTVDRQCGSGLDAVMQAASRVRAGDARLLLAGGAESASTAPHRAWPGTGERYSRAPFAPAGFPDPDMGPAADRLAAVLGISRARQDAWAARSHARAAAAQLAGVFDAELVAVGGVSRDDRPRAGMDLARLARFAPAFAGHEATDATSATPRHDASARGTVTAGNSCGFSDGAAAMAVTTERVARELGLPALRVRAAAVAAGDPALPGLGAAPAARAALERAGVTIGDLGFVEITEAFAAQVLAVSDDLGLDEELVSADGGAIAMGHPWGASGAVLLVRLAARMAAADDARPGLAACSIGGGQGIAMIVERVA is encoded by the coding sequence ATGACCGCGGCGCCGGTACTCGTCGCCGCCCGGCGGACGCCGATCGCCACGGCCGGCCGCGGGTTCGCCGGCCACAGCGTGGATGCGCTCGCCGCTCCAGTGCTCGCCGAGGTGGCCGCTGCCCTGGCGCCCGCCGGGATCGAGATCGACGACGTGGTGCTCGGCAACTGCATGGGTCCGGGCGGCGACGTCGCCCGGGTCGCGGCGCTGCGAGCCGGCCTCGGCGATCGCGTGCCCGGCGTCACGGTCGACCGGCAGTGCGGGTCGGGCCTCGACGCCGTGATGCAGGCGGCCTCCCGGGTGCGAGCCGGGGACGCGCGGCTCCTGCTCGCGGGCGGGGCGGAGTCGGCGTCCACCGCCCCGCACCGGGCATGGCCCGGGACGGGCGAACGCTACAGCCGGGCGCCCTTCGCACCCGCCGGATTCCCCGACCCCGACATGGGGCCGGCCGCCGACCGGCTCGCCGCCGTGCTCGGCATCTCGAGGGCGCGGCAGGACGCCTGGGCCGCCCGCTCGCACGCCCGCGCCGCCGCCGCACAGCTCGCCGGCGTGTTCGACGCCGAGCTCGTCGCCGTCGGCGGGGTGTCGCGCGACGACCGTCCGCGCGCGGGGATGGACCTGGCACGTCTCGCCCGGTTCGCGCCGGCGTTCGCCGGCCACGAGGCGACGGATGCCACGTCCGCGACGCCGCGCCACGACGCATCCGCTCGGGGCACGGTCACGGCCGGCAACTCGTGCGGCTTCTCCGACGGCGCGGCCGCCATGGCGGTCACCACCGAGCGCGTCGCACGCGAGCTCGGCCTCCCCGCGCTCCGCGTGCGTGCTGCCGCCGTCGCCGCAGGCGACCCCGCTCTTCCCGGGCTCGGCGCGGCGCCCGCAGCACGGGCCGCCCTCGAGCGCGCGGGCGTGACCATCGGCGACCTCGGGTTCGTGGAGATCACCGAGGCGTTCGCCGCCCAGGTGCTCGCCGTGAGTGACGACCTCGGCCTCGACGAGGAGCTCGTCTCGGCCGACGGCGGTGCGATCGCCATGGGCCATCCGTGGGGGGCATCCGGTGCCGTACTGCTCGTGCGGCTCGCCGCGCGGATGGCCGCCGCCGACGACGCGCGTCCCGGCCTCGCCGCCTGCTCGATCGGCGGCGGGCAGGGCATCGCGATGATCGTGGAGCGGGTCGCATGA
- a CDS encoding AMP-binding enzyme — translation MTGWLRGAPGDVALAFGRDLVRYGELAALVDGVRLPPGPGAVGCPVGTPPVDVVSTVLAALDRGRPVLVGGSQRDADRITGELPAGTELSLLTSGSSRAAGMPRVVARTNASWLASAGPLAELAGLGAGDRVAVTGPLHVSMHLYAVLHALWLGASATDDLVGATVVHATPTRLARLLDDVAVPPAAIVAGAAMSDALRARAAARGIRLNEYYGAAELSFVLARVHRAGAGPAGLDAFPGVEVELRPAAAGDEVWARSAYLALGVIGGGMLRRDERGFATVGDLAERAGSGALRVLGRGDAAITTAGATVLAEDVEARLEALPGVAGAAVLGEPHELLGQRLVAVVELEVGVRLDDVVAGARRTLSPVELPRRWVVRDVPRTASGKVARGALRDELASGELVAASSTIPAPSTGSSS, via the coding sequence ATGACCGGCTGGCTCCGCGGGGCGCCCGGCGACGTGGCGCTCGCCTTCGGCCGTGACCTCGTGCGGTACGGCGAGCTCGCCGCACTCGTCGACGGGGTGCGGCTTCCACCCGGCCCTGGTGCGGTCGGATGCCCCGTCGGCACCCCGCCCGTCGACGTGGTCAGCACCGTGCTCGCCGCCCTCGACCGGGGCCGGCCGGTGCTCGTCGGCGGCTCGCAGCGCGACGCCGATCGGATCACGGGCGAGCTGCCGGCCGGCACCGAGCTCTCGCTGCTCACCTCGGGGTCGTCGCGCGCGGCCGGGATGCCGCGGGTCGTCGCCCGCACGAACGCGTCGTGGCTCGCCTCGGCCGGCCCGCTCGCCGAGCTCGCCGGCCTCGGCGCCGGGGATCGCGTCGCGGTGACCGGTCCCCTCCACGTGTCGATGCACCTCTACGCCGTGCTGCACGCGCTCTGGCTCGGCGCGTCGGCCACCGACGACCTCGTCGGTGCGACCGTGGTGCACGCGACCCCGACCCGGCTCGCCCGGCTGCTCGACGACGTCGCCGTTCCCCCCGCGGCGATCGTCGCCGGGGCGGCCATGAGCGACGCGCTCCGCGCCAGGGCGGCGGCTCGCGGCATCCGGCTCAACGAGTACTACGGCGCGGCCGAGCTGTCGTTCGTGCTCGCCCGTGTGCACCGCGCTGGCGCCGGCCCTGCGGGCCTCGACGCGTTCCCCGGGGTCGAGGTGGAGCTGCGGCCGGCCGCGGCGGGCGACGAGGTGTGGGCCAGATCGGCGTACCTCGCGCTCGGCGTCATCGGCGGCGGGATGCTGCGACGCGATGAGCGCGGTTTCGCGACGGTGGGCGACCTGGCCGAACGCGCCGGCTCGGGCGCGCTGCGCGTGCTCGGACGCGGCGACGCGGCGATCACGACCGCGGGCGCCACGGTGCTCGCCGAGGACGTCGAGGCGCGACTCGAGGCGCTGCCGGGCGTGGCCGGGGCGGCCGTGCTCGGCGAGCCGCACGAGCTCCTCGGCCAGCGACTCGTCGCCGTCGTGGAGCTCGAGGTCGGCGTCCGCCTCGACGACGTGGTCGCCGGGGCGCGCCGGACGCTCTCCCCCGTGGAGCTGCCACGCCGGTGGGTCGTGCGCGACGTGCCGCGCACCGCCTCGGGCAAGGTCGCGCGCGGCGCCCTGCGCGACGAGCTCGCGTCGGGCGAGCTCGTGGCAGCCTCGTCCACGATCCCCGCGCCATCGACCGGGAGCAGCTCATGA